In Chloracidobacterium sp., the following proteins share a genomic window:
- a CDS encoding prepilin peptidase: protein MIYVLVFVIGACIGSFLNVVIYRVPNELSLFPSSKCPDCGAAIKPYHNVPILGWLMLGGKCATCKVPIAWRYPAVELLTASVFCLVYWQVGLTIYLPVALAFTAAMISLVFIDAEHMILPNVITYPMFVIALLVRLALPLAFGYTFSDTQYAPINSLQTWPAWAVSLAGALFGAMVGGGSLWLVGAIWKALRGVDAMGLGDVKLLFAVGALLGWRLTLLTIFLGAFTGALAGIVVVLRQKDRDLQTQIPFGIFLGIGSIAAMLFGEQIIQWYLGRF from the coding sequence ATGATCTACGTCCTCGTGTTCGTAATTGGCGCGTGTATTGGTAGCTTCCTGAACGTCGTTATCTACCGCGTGCCAAACGAATTGTCGCTGTTTCCATCATCGAAATGCCCGGATTGCGGAGCGGCGATCAAGCCCTACCATAATGTGCCGATCCTCGGCTGGCTGATGCTCGGCGGCAAGTGTGCGACCTGTAAGGTGCCGATCGCGTGGCGTTATCCGGCGGTCGAACTGTTAACGGCATCGGTCTTTTGTCTTGTCTATTGGCAGGTCGGACTGACGATATATCTGCCTGTCGCATTAGCGTTTACGGCGGCGATGATCTCGCTTGTTTTCATCGACGCCGAGCACATGATCCTTCCTAATGTGATCACGTATCCAATGTTCGTCATCGCGTTGCTCGTGAGGCTCGCGTTGCCTTTAGCCTTTGGCTATACCTTCTCCGACACACAGTATGCGCCGATCAACAGTCTTCAGACGTGGCCTGCATGGGCCGTTAGCCTCGCCGGCGCGTTGTTCGGTGCGATGGTAGGCGGCGGTTCGCTATGGCTTGTAGGAGCGATCTGGAAAGCCTTGCGCGGAGTTGATGCGATGGGCCTCGGCGATGTAAAGCTCCTCTTTGCGGTTGGGGCCCTGCTTGGGTGGCGATTGACGTTGCTGACGATCTTTCTGGGCGCGTTCACCGGGGCGTTAGCGGGAATCGTCGTCGTCCTCAGGCAGAAAGATCGCGATCTTCAAACGCAGATACCGTTTGGCATCTTTCTCGGCATCGGCTCGATCGCAGCGATGCTTTTTGGCGAGCAGATCATTCAGTGGTATCTGGGCCGTTTCTAG
- a CDS encoding DUF2200 domain-containing protein yields MNANWERVFNMSFASVYPHYVTKVESKGRTKDELHAVIRWLTGYSEKGLEKVIEKKTTFHEFFEKAPKLNPNAPLIKGVVCGVRVEDIEDPLMQKLRWLDKLVDELAKGKKMEKILRNRGDL; encoded by the coding sequence ATGAACGCAAATTGGGAGAGAGTGTTCAACATGAGCTTTGCGAGCGTCTATCCGCATTACGTGACCAAGGTCGAGTCGAAAGGCAGGACGAAGGACGAGCTGCACGCGGTGATTCGGTGGCTGACGGGATATTCGGAGAAAGGTTTGGAGAAGGTGATCGAGAAGAAGACGACGTTTCACGAGTTCTTCGAAAAGGCCCCGAAGCTAAATCCGAACGCCCCGCTCATCAAAGGCGTCGTCTGCGGCGTCCGCGTCGAAGACATTGAAGACCCGCTCATGCAAAAGCTCCGCTGGCTCGACAAACTCGTCGACGAACTCGCCAAAGGCAAAAAAATGGAAAAGATCCTTCGGAATAGGGGAGACTTATGA
- a CDS encoding PIN domain-containing protein, translating to MRIYIDTSVVGGVFDEEFAKATQAFFAQVEDGDLTLVLSELLYVELERAPEHVRTYLDKFDDSQVEMVNTTAEAVDLAAMYVDEKVVGATSMADCQHIAIATIQRVDVLVSWNFKHIVNLARIRGYNSINLRSGYPMLEIRTPLEVLEQ from the coding sequence ATGAGGATTTATATCGATACATCAGTGGTTGGCGGCGTTTTCGACGAGGAGTTCGCTAAAGCTACGCAGGCATTCTTCGCTCAAGTGGAAGACGGTGACTTAACGCTTGTGTTGTCGGAACTGCTATACGTCGAACTGGAACGAGCACCCGAGCACGTCCGCACTTATCTTGATAAGTTCGACGACAGCCAGGTTGAAATGGTTAACACTACCGCCGAAGCCGTGGACCTTGCCGCAATGTATGTCGATGAAAAAGTGGTTGGGGCGACGAGCATGGCCGATTGCCAACACATTGCCATCGCGACGATTCAAAGGGTCGATGTCCTCGTCAGTTGGAATTTCAAACACATTGTTAACCTTGCACGCATACGAGGGTATAATTCAATTAACTTACGGAGCGGCTACCCGATGCTGGAAATCAGGACGCCGTTGGAGGTTTTGGAACAATGA
- a CDS encoding TIGR00266 family protein, whose product MDGAKFCGSCGFTLADPLAQAQQPATPTSPSHPGGGVFHFDTDGRGQGRGYTWQIEHQGAFALAVVSLQPEQTIAAEAGAMVSMSANVDLHSEMKGGVFGALKRAVGGESAFVSTFTARGGPGEVTFAPGAPGDVAGIEMQNQTFMVQSSSYLAGDTSLVVDTKFGGAKSFFGGEGLFLLQVSGAGLLLVSSFGAIHRRVLRPGEQYVIDTGHLVAWEGQMQYSIRKAAKSGYLRSLLSGEGMVAEFTGPGEILIQTRNLAAFAGLLKPFFPSQGGGSSFSFGS is encoded by the coding sequence ATGGATGGGGCCAAGTTCTGCGGGTCTTGCGGTTTCACGCTTGCGGATCCGCTCGCACAAGCGCAGCAGCCCGCCACGCCAACCTCGCCCTCTCATCCGGGCGGAGGCGTTTTTCACTTTGACACGGATGGGCGAGGTCAAGGGCGCGGCTACACATGGCAGATCGAGCATCAGGGAGCCTTTGCTCTCGCGGTTGTCTCGCTCCAGCCGGAGCAAACGATCGCCGCCGAGGCAGGAGCGATGGTCTCAATGTCGGCAAACGTCGATCTCCACTCGGAAATGAAGGGCGGCGTCTTCGGTGCACTAAAACGTGCCGTTGGCGGAGAATCTGCGTTTGTTTCAACATTTACCGCTCGAGGCGGCCCCGGAGAGGTCACGTTCGCACCGGGAGCTCCCGGCGATGTCGCAGGGATCGAGATGCAGAACCAGACGTTCATGGTCCAGTCGAGTTCTTATCTCGCAGGCGACACCTCCCTTGTTGTCGATACAAAGTTTGGCGGAGCGAAATCTTTCTTTGGCGGTGAAGGCCTCTTTCTCCTTCAAGTCTCGGGTGCCGGCCTACTGCTCGTTTCTTCTTTCGGTGCCATTCACCGCCGAGTGCTGCGTCCGGGCGAGCAGTATGTTATCGATACTGGCCACCTTGTTGCGTGGGAAGGCCAGATGCAATACAGCATCCGAAAGGCCGCAAAGAGCGGTTATCTCCGAAGTCTGCTCAGCGGAGAGGGAATGGTAGCCGAATTTACCGGGCCCGGCGAGATACTCATCCAGACCCGTAATCTGGCGGCCTTCGCAGGATTACTGAAGCCATTTTTCCCATCGCAAGGCGGCGGCAGCAGCTTTAGTTTTGGAAGTTAG
- a CDS encoding tetratricopeptide repeat protein codes for MDKNTVLIAAIALLAGFIGGFLLANNMNRSEMNAMRSGSARPAGNSNSAGQGNSESLSPEEIRAKVAEADANPDNFAFQKSLGVGLYRYGAMKQDLGVLEQSLRILTRANAIDPKDFDVLVALGHAHFDVGFAKRDQKGFETARDIYQKALVIRPDDPDVRADLGISYFVQPTPDLTKAATELQKVADTNPKHDRSMQFLVEVYVKQNKLTDAERILARIREINPSNPAIADLTSLIADAKGGLAR; via the coding sequence ATGGATAAGAATACCGTTCTAATTGCCGCCATCGCATTGCTTGCGGGCTTTATTGGCGGCTTTTTGCTTGCCAATAACATGAACCGGTCGGAAATGAACGCAATGCGCTCAGGCTCCGCTCGCCCTGCAGGGAATTCAAACTCAGCCGGTCAGGGGAACAGCGAAAGCCTTAGCCCCGAGGAGATCCGGGCAAAGGTAGCCGAGGCGGACGCCAATCCCGATAACTTTGCCTTCCAAAAGAGTCTTGGCGTTGGTCTTTATCGCTACGGTGCCATGAAGCAGGACCTCGGCGTGCTTGAGCAATCGCTACGCATCCTCACGCGGGCTAACGCAATTGATCCTAAGGATTTCGACGTGTTGGTCGCGCTTGGCCACGCCCACTTTGATGTAGGATTTGCCAAGCGTGATCAGAAGGGCTTTGAGACAGCACGCGACATCTATCAAAAAGCCCTAGTGATTCGGCCCGACGATCCCGACGTCCGTGCTGATCTAGGAATATCCTACTTCGTTCAGCCGACACCTGACCTCACTAAGGCGGCCACCGAATTGCAGAAGGTCGCCGACACCAATCCGAAACATGATCGCTCGATGCAGTTCCTCGTTGAGGTCTATGTCAAGCAGAATAAGCTCACGGACGCCGAACGCATCCTCGCAAGGATCCGCGAGATCAATCCTTCCAATCCTGCGATCGCGGACCTGACATCATTGATCGCTGACGCAAAGGGCGGCTTGGCTCGTTAG
- a CDS encoding cupin domain-containing protein — translation MKKVQLLLAVCTLICGGFAAHAQQNKAPKLPIINDTATEKEIRNFFDSYAEDLRQHRREAIANRYDARGYFRMGNGSKTLISFEDTKQRYLKRWTGPKSFAWRDLSIEVLSQDAVVVTGLFDWEGGSGQKATLSYTGLLIKHQGRWGIRVEDESVSPTMYTISKISGDRAVAGPFKETMTAQPGASIAAHLHTADMHIKVLSGRQFILMGDLSTARVQVYEAGSSFVIPAGIWHVEWFETESVFEISGIGPMLTKRPPSTPRNH, via the coding sequence ATGAAAAAGGTACAACTGTTGTTGGCCGTTTGCACTCTGATTTGCGGTGGCTTTGCCGCTCATGCCCAGCAAAATAAAGCGCCCAAATTACCGATTATCAATGATACGGCGACAGAGAAGGAAATTAGAAACTTTTTCGATTCGTATGCCGAAGACCTTCGTCAGCACCGGCGTGAGGCGATCGCTAATCGTTATGATGCGCGCGGTTACTTTCGAATGGGCAATGGCAGCAAGACATTAATTTCGTTTGAAGACACGAAGCAGCGCTATCTAAAGCGCTGGACGGGGCCGAAATCATTTGCGTGGAGAGATCTCTCGATTGAAGTCCTGTCGCAAGATGCGGTGGTGGTCACGGGTCTTTTTGATTGGGAAGGCGGTAGTGGGCAGAAGGCGACTCTTTCCTACACGGGATTGCTGATCAAGCATCAGGGAAGGTGGGGGATTCGGGTTGAGGACGAATCCGTTTCGCCAACGATGTACACGATCAGCAAGATCTCAGGCGATCGTGCGGTTGCCGGACCATTCAAGGAGACGATGACTGCTCAGCCCGGGGCGAGCATTGCAGCCCATCTTCACACGGCTGATATGCATATCAAAGTTCTCAGCGGACGACAATTCATTCTTATGGGCGACCTCTCGACCGCGCGCGTTCAGGTTTACGAGGCGGGTTCTTCGTTCGTAATTCCCGCTGGTATCTGGCACGTCGAATGGTTTGAAACGGAATCCGTTTTCGAGATTTCCGGCATTGGCCCGATGCTCACGAAACGTCCACCGTCCACGCCGCGAAACCACTAA
- a CDS encoding LOG family protein, whose translation MEPANAGRIVTIFGGSKCVETSREYIEAKDLGGRLAEAGFTICTGGYLGVMEAASRGAREKGGRVLGMVMNQFRHEPNRFLTEKVASDHFYDRLQNLITRSVGFVALRGGMGTVTEVSLVWNKLMTGVLDRRPLVLLGECWPPIVAAWQKYLVVTDAETSMLNFAATPEQAAEIVMERSRGVVV comes from the coding sequence ATGGAACCTGCTAACGCCGGGCGAATAGTGACGATATTTGGTGGCTCAAAATGTGTTGAGACGAGCAGGGAGTATATTGAGGCCAAGGATCTCGGCGGCCGGCTTGCCGAGGCGGGATTTACGATCTGTACCGGCGGCTATCTCGGGGTGATGGAGGCTGCGTCGCGCGGTGCGCGAGAAAAAGGTGGCCGTGTACTCGGAATGGTAATGAATCAGTTTCGGCACGAACCAAATCGTTTTCTTACTGAAAAGGTGGCTTCGGATCATTTTTACGACAGACTGCAGAATTTGATCACGCGCTCGGTCGGCTTCGTCGCTCTCCGCGGCGGCATGGGAACGGTTACGGAGGTGTCGCTCGTTTGGAATAAGCTGATGACCGGTGTTCTCGATCGCAGGCCGCTCGTCCTTCTTGGCGAGTGCTGGCCGCCGATCGTCGCAGCGTGGCAAAAGTATCTGGTCGTCACTGACGCTGAAACATCGATGCTGAACTTTGCGGCGACTCCCGAGCAAGCCGCTGAAATCGTAATGGAGAGATCTCGAGGAGTAGTTGTATGA
- a CDS encoding sel1 repeat family protein, with the protein MKFLCKAILTISLMSFGVIAGELAPDEFRDLVKNLSAVQIQEYEALAKENNPKALVIVGLLRIDESNKARVAKDYEKYRNKQREGLALYRKAAEKDYAPAQYFLAEAYESVEFAGLDCDVVNKWLDRAVILEYAPAFWFKAYLYETNRCVKRDYEVALSLYKRANSLGYHSASFRVGKFYSEGLGVPTDEKEAHSWYTIAANRGFGMAQNEMGIRLSEGIGVKANNKQAVNWFKKSAEQGNVFGACNLALHYARGQGVAKNTLLALKWMYISHSIDGLKCFPNDFIEYLKPTKALDQRAWGLAVAWLRQHPELDHNFGERPWMK; encoded by the coding sequence ATGAAGTTTCTCTGTAAGGCGATCTTGACGATTAGCTTAATGTCTTTTGGAGTTATAGCAGGGGAACTCGCTCCTGATGAATTCCGAGATCTGGTCAAAAATCTCAGTGCAGTCCAGATTCAGGAGTATGAGGCCCTAGCCAAAGAAAACAATCCAAAAGCACTTGTAATCGTAGGCCTGCTTAGGATCGACGAATCCAACAAAGCGAGAGTCGCAAAGGATTACGAAAAATATCGCAACAAGCAGCGGGAAGGGCTCGCCCTTTATCGAAAAGCCGCTGAGAAAGACTACGCACCGGCGCAATACTTCTTGGCAGAGGCATACGAGAGCGTCGAGTTTGCGGGACTTGATTGCGATGTCGTGAACAAATGGTTGGATAGAGCGGTTATTCTGGAATACGCTCCGGCGTTCTGGTTCAAAGCGTACTTGTACGAGACCAACCGATGCGTCAAACGTGACTATGAAGTAGCTCTAAGCTTGTATAAGAGGGCCAATTCATTAGGTTATCACTCGGCAAGTTTTCGGGTTGGTAAGTTTTACTCAGAGGGTTTAGGCGTTCCAACAGACGAGAAAGAAGCACATTCTTGGTACACAATTGCAGCCAACCGTGGATTTGGAATGGCGCAAAATGAAATGGGGATACGTCTTTCGGAAGGCATCGGTGTCAAAGCCAACAACAAACAAGCTGTAAATTGGTTTAAGAAATCTGCTGAACAAGGGAATGTTTTCGGAGCGTGTAATCTCGCTTTGCATTATGCGCGAGGCCAGGGCGTCGCCAAGAATACTTTGTTAGCTCTAAAGTGGATGTATATATCCCACTCTATAGATGGCTTGAAGTGTTTCCCTAACGATTTCATTGAATATCTGAAACCGACCAAGGCGCTGGATCAGCGTGCGTGGGGACTCGCCGTTGCGTGGCTCAGACAACACCCCGAATTGGATCACAATTTTGGCGAACGACCGTGGATGAAGTAA
- a CDS encoding MFS transporter, producing the protein MTGKNDRKEIFGWMLYDWANSAFFTVVIGVLIGPYLLNLAATAVGEDGTILDLFLFRVTPKGLPAFCTALSVVSMVLFLPILGAIADYTNLKKLLMAVFSYIGVLSAAGLFFVTESYIACSVLFIVGTMTFAAANVFYNAFLIDITTENNRDKVSSYGYGLGYLSGFLVLILSAVLLSNAESLGISTGLAVRLCFFGAALWWGIFAAISFAMLKSRGVSKAIPQGQNVVTIGFSELRATLRELRGLRYTMLFLIAYLFYNDGIQTVILQSSVFISNELFAPDQRAGDLDKPFLIQIFIVAQISAFAGAIIFERIARYLGAKRTIILSLAIWCGIVIYAYGFFATKTQAYVMGACIGMVLGAAQAMSRSLFSQMVPPGKESSFFGLYEISEKGTSWMGQLMFAIIVASTGSFRYAILGLMVFFVIGTVILLFTDTTRAIHAAGNLTPEEAGGVKS; encoded by the coding sequence ATGACCGGAAAGAACGACCGCAAAGAGATCTTCGGATGGATGCTCTATGACTGGGCCAATTCCGCATTTTTCACCGTTGTCATCGGAGTTCTGATCGGGCCATATCTCTTGAACCTCGCGGCAACGGCGGTTGGTGAAGATGGCACCATCCTTGATCTCTTCCTTTTTCGCGTGACACCGAAGGGCCTGCCGGCCTTTTGTACGGCGCTCTCGGTTGTCTCCATGGTCCTCTTCCTCCCGATCTTGGGGGCAATTGCCGACTACACGAACCTGAAAAAGCTGCTCATGGCCGTTTTCTCCTACATCGGTGTGTTGTCCGCGGCGGGATTGTTCTTTGTTACGGAATCGTACATCGCCTGCAGCGTCCTCTTTATCGTTGGCACGATGACCTTTGCCGCTGCAAACGTATTCTACAACGCCTTCCTTATCGATATTACGACCGAGAATAATCGGGACAAGGTCTCAAGTTACGGATACGGACTTGGCTACCTGAGCGGCTTTCTCGTGCTCATTCTTAGTGCCGTCCTGCTCAGCAATGCCGAGTCGCTGGGTATTTCGACCGGCCTCGCCGTGCGGCTTTGCTTTTTTGGTGCCGCCCTCTGGTGGGGGATCTTCGCCGCCATATCTTTCGCTATGCTTAAGTCGCGCGGGGTCTCAAAGGCTATTCCGCAGGGACAGAACGTCGTGACAATAGGCTTCTCAGAGCTCCGGGCAACGCTGCGGGAACTTCGCGGCCTCCGCTATACGATGCTGTTCCTGATCGCGTATCTCTTTTACAACGACGGTATACAGACGGTCATTCTGCAGTCTTCGGTCTTTATTTCCAATGAGCTTTTCGCTCCCGACCAGAGGGCTGGCGACCTCGATAAGCCCTTTTTGATCCAGATATTTATCGTCGCCCAGATCTCCGCATTTGCCGGGGCAATCATCTTTGAACGGATCGCCCGATATCTTGGTGCAAAACGAACGATCATCTTGTCGCTTGCGATCTGGTGCGGAATCGTCATCTATGCCTATGGGTTCTTTGCGACGAAGACGCAGGCGTACGTTATGGGCGCATGTATCGGCATGGTTTTGGGCGCAGCTCAGGCGATGTCGCGGTCGCTCTTTTCGCAAATGGTCCCGCCGGGAAAGGAATCGTCCTTCTTCGGCCTTTACGAGATATCTGAAAAAGGCACATCGTGGATGGGCCAGCTCATGTTTGCTATCATTGTCGCATCTACAGGGTCTTTCAGGTATGCCATTCTCGGATTGATGGTGTTCTTCGTTATCGGGACCGTGATTCTGCTCTTTACCGATACGACGCGAGCCATCCATGCCGCCGGAAACCTTACTCCGGAAGAGGCTGGCGGAGTGAAGAGCTAG
- a CDS encoding FAD-dependent oxidoreductase, with protein sequence MKPTDIADAEYFHKVVDCQYACPAHTPVPEYIRLIAEGKYTEAYMINWDSNLFPGILGRTCDRPCEPACRRGRIDEEPVAICRLKRVAADNRDDALPYMPHGPFKPNGKRVALIGAGPASLTVARDLAPLGYEIHLYDENLKGGGFMRSQIPAFRLPESVLEEEVDYILRLGIHTHFKQYVSSLKEILDQDYDAVFVGTGAPRGRDLPDLPGRQEGASNIHIGINWLGSVAFEHTDKIGKTVIVLGGGNTAMDCCRTARRLGGEDVKVIVRSPFATMKASPWEIEDAQHEDIPIIDNHVPKSFVVERSADKSVRTPRLVGMTFEKVEARYDENGKRTLVPTGEPEVFFPADDVLIAVGQENAFPWIERNIGLEFDKWEMPVVDKTTFQSTHPKVFFGGDAAFGPENVITAVAHGHQAAISIDLLCKGENLLTNRPPPHVNLHSMKMGIHEWAYDSAIDEYDRLIVPQAPKSKTLVNRKQEVELGFDPLAGYEEAKRCLNCDAQTVFEAPKCIECDACVDICPTSCITFTADGDEQDLRQRTKVPALNLTQDIYVADGLKTGRVMVKDEDVCLHCGLCAERCPTAAWDMQKFWYNITKAGEVQYGQMVQIERSGHE encoded by the coding sequence GTGAAGCCCACCGACATTGCCGATGCCGAATACTTCCACAAAGTTGTTGACTGTCAGTATGCGTGCCCGGCACATACGCCGGTTCCGGAATACATCCGGCTGATCGCCGAGGGCAAATATACCGAGGCGTACATGATCAACTGGGACTCGAACCTGTTCCCGGGAATCTTGGGGCGAACCTGCGACCGCCCGTGCGAGCCGGCATGCCGCCGCGGCCGCATAGACGAAGAACCGGTCGCGATCTGCCGTCTAAAACGCGTCGCCGCCGACAATCGTGATGACGCGCTCCCATACATGCCGCACGGGCCGTTCAAGCCGAATGGCAAAAGGGTCGCTCTGATCGGAGCCGGCCCCGCGTCACTGACCGTTGCGCGCGATCTGGCTCCGCTTGGTTACGAAATTCACCTCTACGACGAGAATCTGAAAGGCGGTGGCTTTATGCGTTCGCAAATTCCGGCTTTTCGTCTGCCTGAATCGGTGCTCGAAGAAGAGGTTGATTACATCTTACGACTCGGTATTCACACACACTTTAAACAATATGTGTCAAGCCTAAAGGAGATCCTTGATCAGGATTACGACGCGGTCTTTGTGGGAACGGGTGCGCCCCGCGGCCGTGATCTGCCAGACCTTCCCGGTCGTCAGGAAGGCGCGTCGAATATCCACATCGGCATTAACTGGCTCGGCTCGGTTGCATTCGAACACACCGACAAGATCGGCAAGACCGTGATCGTCCTCGGCGGCGGAAATACCGCGATGGACTGCTGCCGCACGGCTCGTCGTCTCGGCGGCGAAGACGTGAAAGTCATCGTCCGTTCGCCGTTCGCCACTATGAAAGCCTCTCCGTGGGAAATAGAAGATGCCCAGCACGAAGACATCCCGATCATCGATAACCACGTCCCGAAAAGCTTCGTTGTCGAACGGAGTGCGGACAAGAGTGTCCGCACTCCTCGCCTTGTCGGGATGACCTTCGAGAAGGTTGAAGCCAGGTACGACGAGAATGGCAAACGGACTCTCGTCCCGACAGGCGAGCCCGAGGTATTTTTCCCGGCAGACGATGTTCTGATCGCCGTCGGACAAGAGAATGCATTCCCCTGGATCGAGCGCAATATCGGCCTCGAATTCGACAAATGGGAAATGCCCGTCGTCGACAAAACTACCTTCCAATCGACGCACCCGAAAGTATTTTTCGGCGGCGATGCAGCGTTCGGCCCCGAGAACGTCATCACGGCCGTCGCTCACGGGCACCAGGCGGCGATCTCGATCGATCTTCTTTGCAAAGGCGAAAACCTCCTCACCAACCGTCCGCCGCCGCACGTCAATCTTCATTCGATGAAAATGGGCATCCACGAATGGGCTTACGACAGCGCTATCGACGAATACGACCGCCTCATCGTGCCGCAAGCTCCGAAGTCCAAGACGCTCGTCAACCGCAAACAGGAGGTCGAGCTCGGCTTCGATCCGCTCGCTGGCTACGAAGAAGCCAAACGCTGCCTCAACTGCGACGCTCAGACCGTCTTCGAAGCCCCGAAATGCATCGAATGCGACGCGTGCGTGGATATTTGTCCGACGAGCTGCATCACGTTCACCGCCGATGGCGACGAACAAGACCTGAGACAACGCACCAAAGTCCCGGCTCTCAACCTCACCCAGGACATCTACGTCGCCGACGGCCTCAAGACCGGCCGCGTCATGGTCAAAGACGAAGACGTCTGTCTCCACTGCGGCCTCTGTGCCGAACGCTGCCCCACCGCCGCCTGGGACATGCAAAAATTCTGGTACAACATCACTAAAGCCGGCGAGGTACAGTATGGTCAAATGGTCCAAATTGAGAGGAGTGGCCACGAATGA
- a CDS encoding polysaccharide biosynthesis/export family protein, with protein MRKVDLRVPLILVMLAGVANAQIASARNRNNPYSPSPDGRSKTVEIAPAETVAIVPVSSAAGPPRHVVEPVVERPVPLTELYKVGLGDVLLIELANVSQGHGYYTVRPNGAIDYQLAGGEVIVADKSPASIARELASRISLFPDPEVRVSVREYGSHKITVSGMVDHPGEKNLQREAIPLFVIAAEAGVQPGAGQVVITRAPLLKPESFLLKEKLTDDVLIYPGNSVEFIQRPPESRVLYFITGQVLNAGQKELTPGQTLYQAIAAAGGTKGSQKRALIRRKDDRGVLSLFKFDLRAIRDGKATDPQLRSGDVVEIGP; from the coding sequence ATGCGCAAGGTCGATCTCAGAGTGCCTCTAATTCTTGTCATGTTGGCCGGCGTTGCCAACGCTCAGATCGCATCTGCACGGAATCGGAACAATCCGTATTCACCGAGCCCGGACGGCCGATCGAAGACTGTCGAGATAGCACCGGCAGAGACCGTGGCGATCGTGCCGGTGAGCTCGGCCGCAGGTCCGCCTCGGCACGTTGTCGAACCCGTGGTCGAGCGTCCCGTTCCCCTGACAGAGCTTTACAAGGTCGGTCTCGGCGACGTTTTGCTGATCGAGCTTGCAAACGTCTCGCAGGGCCACGGCTATTATACGGTCCGGCCGAATGGGGCCATCGATTATCAACTGGCCGGCGGCGAGGTGATCGTCGCCGACAAGTCGCCCGCGTCCATCGCTCGTGAGCTTGCGAGCCGGATCTCATTATTTCCTGATCCCGAGGTCAGGGTAAGTGTCCGCGAATACGGCAGCCACAAGATCACAGTGTCGGGCATGGTTGACCATCCGGGCGAAAAGAACCTGCAGCGCGAGGCCATCCCGCTCTTCGTCATCGCCGCCGAAGCGGGTGTCCAACCAGGCGCGGGCCAAGTGGTCATCACGAGGGCGCCGCTGCTGAAGCCTGAAAGCTTTTTGCTAAAGGAAAAGCTCACGGACGACGTCTTGATCTATCCCGGGAACTCAGTCGAATTTATCCAGCGCCCACCGGAGAGCCGGGTCCTATATTTCATCACCGGACAGGTCCTCAACGCCGGCCAGAAGGAACTCACACCTGGCCAAACGCTCTATCAGGCTATTGCAGCCGCGGGAGGCACCAAAGGCAGCCAGAAGAGGGCGTTGATCCGGCGCAAGGATGACCGCGGTGTCCTGTCGCTGTTTAAGTTCGATCTTCGTGCAATACGCGACGGTAAGGCGACAGACCCTCAGTTGAGAAGCGGCGATGTGGTCGAGATCGGTCCTTAG